The sequence below is a genomic window from Neoarius graeffei isolate fNeoGra1 chromosome 4, fNeoGra1.pri, whole genome shotgun sequence.
aattctgtgttgtaaacgcttggggcatgccatgtggtgtaaggacgacagctgacaaatcagaaacacccattcagccatgtcctgccccagttgaagacagctgccactcggcgaaagaaaagtgtagacacaggctttttagcttacaaattactattcttttttttttattattagaaggcacgtcaagtttagtcctgccttggccagtgcattctgaaagtatgtttcggtctgtagccaacaatgcatgttattgcagatcatatctctccacacaaactaaaggggcagatgccgacttttggagggaaggggagagaatgaaatgacagcggtgtctggagggggagtgacaaacgcaggttttacgtctgtgagccaagtcggtgactgcttcagagcaacttcaataccatgcagtaatggcgtgttgatattggtaacggcgttataactattgtagctaattaattagattacccggcgttataacagcctttattttaacgccattattcccatcactgaatgttatgtactacttctagcacttgactttactttcagcgccatcatggccaactgaaactgtctctaaactggagccatttgtcctccgctccaatacaaacccctcgacatcagtgccgcgtttgactaaatgtttcgtgcTGTAGAAAagctaatgtgagtggagggcagcgactgggactgaatgtgcggatgctcgcggttagatttagaatcgattctaataattccaattctagaattttaaactcataggttaaccgactttaactaggtaatgaggctcggtggctggtcaagattttttttttttttaagttttcgccatccctaatgtgAATGAGAAACAGTTTCTGTACAAGTTCTGTTTTGAATAGCTGATTTGTGAATACTTGATGTATCATGGCCTTTTAAAGCATCCTCTAAAAACCTAGTGCTAGGTGTATTCACAAACACATCCCTTTTATTTAGTTTGTGCTTAACCTTGTGTTTTCTACAAAGGATACAGAACATTCCTTGCCCTTCGACATACACTAGCCACCAGTAACTATTGAGTTTATGACTAAACTTTTTTTGGAAGTAGTTTCTTTTCTACTTTTTTACAAAATTTTGTCTGGCACAAATACATTTTGTGAACATCTTTGATTTCATCCATAAATAGTTGGTTAATCAAGGTTAGGCTTTCCTCAGGAGTAAGTGGTTGCTGATGACCAGATGCTTGATGTTGCTGAAATGGCTTTGCTACATGATGCAGTTGCTTCTGGAGCTTGTGTACATGTTGCCACTGGTTCTTTTTGTTGCTGATCATGATCACGGTCACGGGGTGGAGTACTTGTAACCGCACCAGAAATTGTACCTGTTGGTGTTTCAAGGGTCTTCACTTCAGATGGATCTGAAAATTAAGTTAGGATTAGGACAAGTAATATGACAAACAGCAAATCTTCTTGAATTCTAACTATTGTAAGCATGTTCAGCTTGAGGAAAAAGCATATATAAAACATTATCTCTTTGTAAACTGCAAACATCCCCAAGTATAACAATTATCTGTAAAATTAGATATATGGAATCTATTCCTCCATGACATGCCATCATTTAGAGATTCAAATCATGTCAATTTTGAAGCATACACCATTTTTGAAATTTTTCAATTTGCCATCTCCGCAGAATACTGTCCTGCTTTTAGTGTTTTCCTAAATGCTCATCTCTAATTTTTCCATACCTGTGTAATGAGTTTTGCATATAACATTCTGTATACACAGTGCTGAGTAAAGAAGACCCAACATCATATTTCtcatttaaagaataataaattACTGTTATCCATCGTTTACTATTACAATATGAATTCTTAAACAGAAAAACCATACCTCCTTCCAAACTATTTTTTTCAGTAAAACACACACTACAACCATCAAGCACCAAACTCTGGAGCTTCAAACAAATGGTAAAAGAactggaaaacaaaaaaaaaacaactgaattTTAACAATGAAATCTTCGCAATCTGCCCGTCGAGTAATTTTGACGCTGCTTCACTTCAATGGGCGGAGTTTCAATGAGAATATCTGTGTATGCAATGTGCTGTGGTGATTTCTGtgatcatccaaatccgttcagagACCTACACTGCTGTAATAATGGTAGATTTCATTCCTGGGTCTCATGGTAATTGGGCTTTGTGGCATACAAACTAATCAAGATTTGGGAAATCAGAACTTAACACGAACACTTGCAGAATGAAGAAATCAAATGTATAACGGCAAACATGCAAAATAGCAATAACTTTCAAAATGTAAACTggacagggttctccacttttcaaaaataaaaggtggtggagggggcggGGCGGGGCCCAGGAGGACAaagtccccctgaagctgacggactttgagctttttttttttttttttttttaaaacagtgaaactggccaataaatggataggaaatgctaaatcattgttaaaatcattttacaaaaaattaacattCATACTGTACATATCATAGTCAATGTCTaattcatttgacatttcagttgaggggcggcacggtggtgtagtggttagcgctgtcgcctcacagcaagaaggtcctgggttcgagccccagggccggcgagggcctttctgtgcggagtttgcatgttctccccgtgtccgcgtgggtttcctccgggtgctccggtttcccccacggtccaaagacatgcaggttaggttaactggtgactctaaattgaccataggtgtgagtgtgaatggttgtctgtgtctatgtgtcagccctgtgatgacctggcgacttgttcagggtgtaccccgcctttcgcccgtagtcagctgggataggctccagcttgcctgcgaccctgtagaaggataaagcggctagagataatgagatgaaatgagatttcagttgagactgatgcgcctgttgcGTATCCCTGAATTATTtttctgtgtgaaaaataaatgaacttccatgcataaacaaaatacccaattacaataaatgcatactttttttttttttttttttttcaatacacaatgttaattgggtgaaaccactacaATCCGTGCATGTGcctgagactggcactacaaagccatccCGGCCTCTGTAGTTCGGGTCCTTTTGACCCAGGAATccagaagtcctgcagtaaagaaCCACAGGGAAGcagcgggaaaatgcagctcttgcCTACACAAttacagatacgtaaaataaaagacctgaacttagtgtgtgcgtgcatgcgcgctgttatatgattactgtgattgtgtgtgtggtcagaaaagacgatagataagcgtaaccgttgcacaataatgctacaaacacccgcaaagttatttagctgctggctagctgcagcgttactgtgtgtcagtatagtgtaacgtggtgcggtgtagtgtaatgcagcaatagacctcaatctgcagagctctgtgtcacaatctgtatgcagccggccagatgtttttctattgcaatcacgtggccacttcaggtagccccgaatgcattcgtttaatggtcttctgagtGTTAGTTACAAAATTTATAAAAGTGAATACGATTTATTTAGTGTATACTGCTGAAAGGTTGGCTTTTTGGGGGGGCCAAGGGAAgggcggcaggccagaataataacgtggcggtgcgccactttaaaagtgcccgtggagaacactgctggGCATTTTCCGTGAGActtgccaggtttttttttttggttggttggtttggttTTTTTCTGCGAAGCTGAAACCAAACAGCGTTCGCTTTCATTTTTTCGTGGTcgccatcttaccatgtgggaaccACGTGATATGCTATAATATGCGCTAAATGATTGGATGATATAAGGAGGATTAGCCAATTGGTTCCCACCTTTTATCTAGTCTTATGTACACAGCCTCAGCAACCGAACGGCGTGCAAGTAACGGTGTTCCTTATCAAATAAGTCTGACGAGAAGGTTCGAACAATTACAGGAAAACTGCGTTTGGCTGAAAAACAACCGATTCAGACGTCATTGCCGATTGAAATCATTGGTTGTAATCAGTTACTAGTAAAAACCCTGACCATGTCAGGGTGATATGAGGAGTGGGGAGCagctcgcccctcctccctctctctgggattccctcaaggatttcccattagagcagacatgagacgagactctgcatcatgcgtttgaccaagtgagagtaattgattgaCAATccctccagccaaatgtgacacccTCCTTCCCGTAATTTGCAGTTATTAACAGCAGGCTGTATCAAGTGACACAGGATACTCAAACCAGTGAACAGGTAACCCagatgttaatcccaaagagtcatagggaactcgtgttccatatggctcactttaatccgatGGCTGGACGTTTAGGTCAGGATAAGACatgagcccgaataatggcccgcttctattggccaggaatttgcagggatgtctgtcggtggtgtgccgcaaatgccaactagtaaatccagcagccaccccgaaagcacctttgtgccctctccctctaatcaagacccccttcgaaagaattggcatggatcttgtcgggccattggaATGGTCAGCACTGGGATATTgcttttattttagtcctggtggactatgcaacgcgatatccagaagcagtgtctCTCTGCAGTATTtcggcatgcagtattgtggaggcactcttccgtgtcctctcccaagtcgggattcccaaagaaatcctgactgaccaaggcactacgtttatgtcacgaacactttgCAAGGTATATGGATTACTGGGAATTAACAGCtggtttagtggaatggttcaatcaaacacttgttttttttttttttcttgtttttttttaaatttagtttggaaatgatgcatgtaattgggataaatggcttaagcccctgttgtttgcagtacgagaggtcccgcaagcctccatgggattttcCCTATTCAAATTgttacatgggcggcacggtggtgtaatggttagcgctgtcacctcacagcaagaaggtccgggtttgagccccgtggccggcaagggcctttctgtgcggagtttgcatgttctccccgtgtccgcgtgggtttcctccgggtgctctggtttcccccaccagtccaaagacatgcaggttaggttaattggtgactctaaattgaccgtaggtgtgaatgtgagtgtgaatggttgtctgtgtcagccctgtgatgacctggcgacttgtccagggtgtaccccgcctttcgcctgtagtcggctgggataggctccagcttgcctgcaaccctgtagaacaggataaagtggctagagataatgagatgagaaattgttACATGGGTGTAAGCCTTGCGGCATTTTGGACAATGCATGGGAAAATTGGGAAGATGGACCTTcaactagtaaaaatgaaattcagtacgttctcaacatgcatgcaaagctccacacacttaacccaggagaatttacagccgtcacaagaacatcaagcccagttgtacaacaggggcacgcgccttagagagttcaccctgGGAGCTggtgcttgtattattgcccacttcgagctccaaattggtcagcaagtggcaagggcccttttgaGGCCACATGGCGAATCAGGGATGTCgattatgaggtgaggtgaatgggtaGGGGAGGGGTACTGCAAATACCGCCTCAACCTGCTAAAACATTGGAACAAGGGGGTCCTTGTGGTGTTggcgtcggtagttccggagaaggcggagctggggctggagataAAAACAAAAGTAAGCACTCCAACCACACTGTTCCCCTGTGGAGACTGCCTCCCACCGGCCCAACTCCCAGAGGTTGCCGGGTTGCAAACGGAATCTTccaacgtgttcttgcccctccctggctacacccacctcatagagcaccacgttGAAACGCccacaggggtggtggtgcatggCCACCCGTactgcttgcctgaacacaaaaaagatGGTTAGAGACAGACTCaatgccatgcttgaaatgggactCCTCAATTTATGCCCACAGTGAATGGAGAAGCCGGTGGTCCtgattcccaagaccgatggttcggttctgtgtggactacagaaaagtcagtgCGGTGTCTAGATTCAACACATACtcgatgccttgcattgatgagttgctcaattgaTTTAagcgctgcttgcttttatttggCACTGGATTTGAcacagggatattggcagatccccttgactcctctgtcccaagagaaaatggcgttttccacaccgttcgggttacaccaatttgtcatgcttccttttagGTTATTTGGGGCTtccgctatgttccagtggctcatggggaAGATCCTccaccccatgccacctatgctgcAGCCTACCTTGATGACCTTTATTATATAAATCAATGATTGTCtgcagcacctagaacaccttggggccgtcctagagtcactgaggtgggtgggtctcaaagctaacccaaaaaagtgtgcgattgggcaggtggaagtatagtatctgggtttccacttgggttatgggcaggtgtgtctcaaattgacaagactgcagtgattgtagcctgcctgaggcccaagaccaaaaaagagGGTGAGaccgttcctggggctggctgactaCTATTGCCAGTTCatgcctaattattcagacatcaccagctcactgactgatctcactaaaatggagcaccagatctggtccagtggacagagcagtgccaacaggccttcaccaaggtaaaagctgcactgggggggcacttttacactcccctgacttctccctcccttttattttacagacgggCGCATCggtctgggggccgttctgtcccagaggATGGAGGGTGAAGAACgttcagtgctgtacatcagtcgcAAGCTCTCAGTGCGTGAAACTAAAtgcagcaccatcgagaaggagtgcctgaccaagtaggtggtcctcaccctctgatactacctactggagtgctctttcaccctctgtttggaccatgcacccctccagtggctccactgcatgacgtATGCCAATGCACTGATCACCCGTTTGGTATCTCTCCCTCCAGctatttaaattcaaggtggtcaacaggtcgggggcacagatggagacgggcttcctgtcccatcgggggagcAGTCCGCTGTAGGCcaaatggctccccggcctgagtcgggcagtggggagtatgcggcagcgggggcgtggccaagcgtcagtttgtgaatggcgggcagggccagggaaggtgagtgacagTCAGTACATCTGTTGTTGATTAATGTtgtctgtgtgttttgcagtgaggatggaaaatagaaaaggagggagagagcaaagagagagaggatctctcccgaccagagcacgtgcgtgtgtgagagaaacaTAAAATGAGCAAAGTAGAGCTGAAGAGCTACAaaagaagtgaaaataaaagtgGGTTAACATCATtccccacctgccgtgcttcagtaTTCCATCTACATCAGGGGCTTGTTACACTGTCTTTTAAATTAAATTAGTTTTGTGGACTGGGGTAGCTATGGCctgaaggttaaagaagcagccttgggcccaaagggttattGGTTTGATTCCTAGTACTGGCAGGTAAATCAATGGCTGAATTgcttttgagcaaggcacctaacccccacctgctccccaagCCTTGCGTGTCTGCCCtcattgtatgtcactctggataatggtgtctgctaaatgtctgtaatgtttacttccattgtgaattgtgcaaagccctccattcatgacgcatccttgattacaacagttccactcaaaactggtgaaaatgtagGGTGGTCCGTGAGCAGGCACCCAggctcaaagaatcctgaatggaaccggttcaagaacctgttccctgttggtcgaaaagaaaGTGGTATTAGTGATGATCTGACTTTGTCCATTCATTTCTGTCCTCAGGTTTATGAACCCCATCGGCATGCTCActggagcagcagcagtagtCCTAGCAGTGTTCCTTGGTGCTGTGTGGGCTGGAGACAACAAAGCTGTAATCAAGAACTTTAAGAAGGACAACCCTACTCTGTTTGTCTTTTTAGTGATGTTCGCCAGCTATCTTCTTGTGTCTCTTTTCGGCGGAGTCATGGTCTTCTTGCTGGGGATTAAACTCCCACTAATCTGTGAGTTCATGTCTTGTGATTAATGATTCAGCTGATTTGAGGAAGCTCACCACACTCGCCGTGCACCCAATGCCGTCAGTGTTCATTGTTTTGTTTCAAATTAGGATGCAGCAATATcggaaattatacatacagccctTTTTTTTGGTGGTGGAATAAAACATattccttctagtgggtttcactcattttgtttgatgccatgtaatattgttagcatatcatttatcctacatgtattgtcactctacccaatggagaatgagcattgaataaggtttgatattgcatggttatcaagacatgacgtcacattgGAGACgttaaacttctgcactagcaagtgactgagaatttgtaaacaaacgtggctgccaggtttgcttcgttaaatacgattgagagaattttgaaaaagatgcgttgaacacccaaaaggaccgTGTATGattgattattttattattagctggctttttttgtggtacatcagatgtattccattcagctagcatgatattgtactcgtcttcgacttaagtatcatgctagctgaatggaatgtatctgatataccgctcaatgccagccaatattatttaattgtaACCATACCATCAGCCAGTATCTTGATTTTCTGAACATGATCTCTGTATACAGACCATACAGTGCATTCCTGTAGAAATGTATAGCATGCAAAAGTACACAAATTATTTGATTAAGGAGCTTTTTAAAAAGTTATTGTAACTTAACACCACTACTTCTGTCCTTCAAGAACATGGATGTCTCTTTGATTTAGATATGCTGTATTAGGTTCATGACTagaaatatatataaatttatttattttcattcttCCCTTAGATTCAGTTAGCTAGTTTATTGGTGAATATGAAACTGCAAGTCATGAAACATCTGTTTGATCTTTGTCCTTTTACATTCCAGTGATCTTCGCTCATGCTTCTCTGCGTCTGCGCAACATGAAGAACAAGCTGGAGAATAAGATGGAGAGTGCAGGGCTGAAAAAGTCACCCATGGGCATTCTACTGGCAGCACTCGGCCAACAGGAAGAGAATTTAAGCAAGATTCAAAACTTCCTGGAGAGCAAACTCAAGGAGTGACAGTGAAGTTTTCTTGTCTTCAGTCTGCATGATCTAGAGCTGGGTGTACAGATGATTCACATCTGCAAAAGATGTGCGAAAGTATACTTGCTTGCAGTGAGATGTCCATCAAGTGACATGATGAGGTCATTTGCAAATGTTGCAAAGCAcaatttttctataaaatatctaTAAATATATTTTTCTCCCCAATGGAAGAACCAAAGATTGAGAATTGTGAGCTGTAGGATGGGAATGTTGTATGTATGATGTGATGGTCACATGAAAATGACTCATGATGTCTTGCCAGATGAGTAAACTGTCTTCTGAATATAACATAACTTGAAGGTACACTTCTCATACCTGGTGGGTTTATGAGCTTTATTTAATCTATGATGAACCAAAGCCTGTTGGTATTATTTGGTTGTTTTCTAGGAGTTTCCTCTCTTTTGAATGCGTCTCATTTAACTTGAACTGGAATGGACAGCAGTATGTCCTGGTTCAAGAGGAAATAGCACACAGACTCATTTAGACTGTGGAAGTATTTGCGttcaacataactcaaaatatTGTTTGTCAGCTGCTAAATCAAAATACAAATGTTTTGTATTAATAATGAACTATTCATTAACCTGTTGTTAATGTCTAAAAAAATTCAGTGTTACATTTTGTCTGAAAGGGATTAATTACAACACTCCATGAtgtttttgaatgacaaataaaaaaaaatcctccactGTAAACTGGCTGATAGATTATTACTCCCCCCAAATCCCCTACAACTGGTCCTGGTGATCTCATTTAATAATTTCAGTAGATTACAGGGTCTGTTACTCAAACTCATGGTTGAGTTTGAACATCTGTAGTTCCTCATATGTCTGTTCTTCTGCACTGCTGAATCAGCAACAGCTCAACATGATATGCTTCCTTTTCCAAGCTGCACCCCATCTGGGCTAATTAACACTGCTTTGTTCCTCAGATTTCGGGGACATGTGATGCTAGTTAAGACCAGCTACGTtctatggtttggagacagtggcactgccaaagacaggaggctgaattgTAGGTAGTGGAGTTGATGTTATTTtaattgggagtgacaaagttgggcaGGATTCAAAACAAGAATATTAGAGCGATAGCatatgtaggacggcttggacaGAAAGTGAGAGGAGAGATTGAGATGATTTGGaaacgtacagaggagagatccagggcatattggggaaaagaatgctggagcaaAGAggtagatgagatttatggatgtggtgaaggaggacatcagGACCGTTGGTGCGACAGAAAACGATATGGAGGGATGTTATCCGCtatggcgacccctaacaggaacagctgaaagaTGATTCATTTTTCCAAGGAACTTAGAAACTGCTTTGTGACACGGTCTCTTAAGTGTTCTATATATAACATTAAAACTGTGCTTCAAGTAATCACAAGAAACAGAATTTGATGACGTACTTGTTCATCAGGCTGATGACTATCGGAAAATGTAGGTGAGCATTACTCACTCTGAATGAAGTAGCAACAAGTCACCGAGGGCATGCAGATGCTATTGCAGGAACCTCTCCAACCACAGTTTGAACAGCTgtgtgtttgctgtagtgtgtcccTA
It includes:
- the arl6ip5a gene encoding ADP-ribosylation factor-like 6 interacting protein 5a yields the protein MAKVELTPLRSWDDFFPGSERFSKPDFHDLPRWNNRVVSNLLYYQTNYLTVAVVVFLIVGFMNPIGMLTGAAAVVLAVFLGAVWAGDNKAVIKNFKKDNPTLFVFLVMFASYLLVSLFGGVMVFLLGIKLPLILIFAHASLRLRNMKNKLENKMESAGLKKSPMGILLAALGQQEENLSKIQNFLESKLKE